In Syntrophales bacterium, a genomic segment contains:
- a CDS encoding sigma-54 dependent transcriptional regulator has protein sequence METILVVDDDRDFRFNLSTILRGAGYDVMTASTGRQAIKEVARCAPSIALLDIRLPDMDGMKVLEGIRKIDQDLLAIMVTAYSDIKSAVRAMKMGAFDYIAKPFDDEELILIIRKALETRSLSKEVERLRKTLGEKQDAEEIMGKSPRIQQILKQVEIIAPTNMTVVIQGASGTGKELIARRIHQMSRRHDKPFVAVDCGALPETLIESEFFGYEKGAFTGADGRKDGKFEQAHGGTLFLDEITNLSEAVQMKLLRVLQERRLQHLGGQREISIDVRILVASNVLLSEQVRKGRFRDDLYHRLNEFQIELPRLAERKEDIPILAKYFLEEANREFHKEVKRFSPEAMKCILNHAWPGNVREFNNVTRRAVLLAESDTIELVHLSINPHLPTNETIESAKPPEKGASFEEITRKFQKEVIKKALEEAGGKKMKAAELLKLNKKTLYRKIKSLNI, from the coding sequence ATGGAAACCATCTTAGTTGTCGACGATGATAGAGATTTCCGATTCAACCTGTCCACGATTTTAAGAGGCGCGGGATATGATGTGATGACCGCTTCCACTGGTCGTCAGGCCATAAAAGAGGTTGCAAGATGTGCCCCTAGTATTGCCTTGTTGGATATCCGGCTTCCTGACATGGACGGGATGAAGGTTTTAGAGGGGATACGAAAAATAGATCAAGACCTCCTCGCCATCATGGTTACCGCCTATAGCGATATCAAGAGTGCTGTCAGAGCCATGAAAATGGGAGCCTTTGACTATATTGCCAAGCCATTTGATGATGAAGAGCTGATATTGATCATCAGAAAGGCATTGGAAACCCGGAGTTTGAGCAAGGAGGTGGAAAGATTACGAAAAACACTGGGTGAAAAACAGGATGCTGAAGAGATCATGGGAAAAAGTCCCCGAATTCAGCAGATCCTCAAACAGGTTGAGATTATTGCTCCGACAAATATGACCGTAGTCATTCAGGGCGCAAGCGGAACAGGCAAGGAGTTGATCGCCCGGCGGATTCACCAAATGAGCCGACGTCATGATAAACCTTTTGTGGCCGTCGATTGCGGCGCTCTGCCTGAGACCTTGATTGAGAGTGAATTCTTCGGCTATGAAAAGGGCGCTTTCACGGGAGCTGATGGTCGAAAAGACGGCAAGTTTGAACAAGCCCATGGCGGGACTTTGTTTTTAGATGAAATCACGAATCTTTCCGAGGCCGTCCAGATGAAGCTCTTAAGGGTCCTTCAAGAAAGAAGACTCCAGCATTTGGGCGGTCAGAGAGAGATCAGCATAGATGTGCGTATCCTTGTGGCTTCTAATGTGCTTCTATCAGAACAGGTTCGCAAGGGAAGATTTAGAGACGACCTCTATCATCGGCTCAATGAGTTTCAAATCGAGTTGCCTCGATTAGCTGAAAGAAAGGAAGATATTCCCATCTTAGCGAAATATTTTTTAGAGGAGGCGAATCGCGAATTCCATAAGGAAGTCAAGAGATTTTCGCCGGAGGCCATGAAATGTATCCTGAATCATGCTTGGCCGGGCAATGTCAGGGAGTTTAATAATGTCACCAGAAGAGCGGTGTTGTTGGCGGAATCAGACACGATTGAACTCGTCCATTTATCCATAAATCCGCACCTCCCGACGAACGAGACGATTGAGTCCGCAAAACCCCCGGAAAAAGGGGCTTCTTTTGAGGAAATAACCCGGAAATTCCAGAAGGAGGTCATTAAGAAAGCCTTAGAGGAAGCGGGAGGCAAAAAAATGAAAGCGGCCGAACTCCTGAAGCTGAATAAAAAGACCCTGTATCGCAAGATAAAAAGTCTGAATATATAG
- a CDS encoding gas vesicle protein K, whose protein sequence is MQREIKRAEENIPRLIDLGDPKKAEQGLAKLVLTLVELIRKLMEKEAFRRVKRGSLSPVEIQKLGLSLKAVKTKIKEVQTIFGLEDEELDLDLGPLGNLM, encoded by the coding sequence TTGCAAAGGGAGATAAAAAGAGCTGAAGAGAATATTCCCAGACTCATTGACTTGGGTGATCCTAAAAAAGCCGAGCAGGGTTTAGCCAAATTGGTTTTAACCCTGGTTGAACTGATAAGAAAACTCATGGAGAAGGAAGCTTTTCGGAGAGTCAAGAGGGGATCTCTTTCTCCTGTAGAAATTCAAAAATTAGGATTGAGTCTTAAAGCGGTCAAGACGAAGATCAAAGAGGTTCAGACGATCTTCGGTCTTGAGGATGAAGAGCTGGATTTGGATTTAGGGCCATTGGGAAATTTGATGTAA
- a CDS encoding response regulator: MVEMKWDIKRGTNVYRQVSDARIKLWIKTGKIKAGEVVVWRDNLSGWRRPEELEELSSFFQVYKKARFRKIERPKSARKNGPEKKQIKSILLIDDEKELCFLLGNSLRSHGFQMEFAHTKREALKHLHRRLPDLVLLDLRLPDGDGMVLLSVIRKMTPAPTVVITTAFGSEEIRSEAEKMGAYGFLDKPYNEKDVVRKIREMRVKEVNPGESKVKTIG, from the coding sequence ATGGTGGAAATGAAATGGGATATTAAAAGAGGCACAAATGTTTATCGCCAGGTGTCGGACGCCCGCATAAAGCTCTGGATCAAAACCGGCAAGATAAAAGCGGGCGAAGTGGTTGTCTGGCGCGATAATTTATCCGGTTGGCGAAGGCCTGAAGAACTTGAGGAACTGAGTTCCTTTTTTCAGGTCTATAAAAAAGCCCGATTCAGAAAGATAGAAAGACCCAAATCGGCAAGAAAGAACGGCCCCGAAAAAAAACAGATTAAAAGCATTTTGCTCATTGACGACGAGAAGGAATTGTGCTTTCTTCTGGGGAATTCCTTAAGATCTCACGGCTTTCAAATGGAGTTCGCCCATACGAAGAGAGAAGCGCTTAAGCACCTGCACAGGCGGCTGCCGGACCTCGTCTTATTGGATCTCAGGTTGCCTGATGGTGATGGAATGGTGTTATTATCCGTCATCAGGAAGATGACTCCCGCCCCCACAGTCGTTATAACGACCGCCTTTGGCAGCGAAGAAATCAGAAGCGAAGCAGAGAAAATGGGCGCTTATGGTTTTCTCGACAAGCCTTATAATGAAAAAGATGTCGTCCGAAAAATAAGGGAAATGCGTGTCAAGGAAGTCAACCCAGGCGAAAGCAAAGTCAAAACGATAGGATAA
- a CDS encoding gas vesicle protein, protein MAEQKMMHAINATNLADILERVLDKGIVIAGDIKIQIADAENGT, encoded by the coding sequence ATGGCCGAACAAAAAATGATGCATGCCATAAATGCCACGAATCTTGCGGATATATTAGAGAGGGTCTTAGATAAGGGCATCGTCATCGCCGGAGACATCAAAATTCAAATCGCTGATGCAGAAAATGGAACTTAA
- a CDS encoding GxxExxY protein encodes MSFEPLSEREEVPIFIGTKQIVDAAYTVHRKLGPGLLEKVYEICFCHELGKKGIKSRRQVDVPIVYDGMVLEEGLRLDVLVEELIICEVKAVEEMNAVWEAQVLSYLKLTGKRLGFVINFNVPLIRDGIKRIIL; translated from the coding sequence ATGAGTTTTGAACCCTTGTCAGAAAGAGAAGAGGTCCCGATATTCATCGGGACTAAACAGATTGTGGATGCAGCTTATACTGTCCATAGGAAACTGGGACCGGGTTTGCTTGAAAAGGTGTACGAAATATGTTTCTGTCATGAGTTGGGTAAAAAGGGAATAAAATCTCGAAGGCAAGTGGATGTCCCGATTGTTTATGACGGAATGGTTTTAGAGGAGGGTTTGCGTCTGGACGTTCTTGTGGAAGAGCTTATCATTTGTGAAGTGAAAGCAGTAGAAGAGATGAATGCCGTATGGGAGGCACAAGTTTTGAGTTATCTAAAGTTGACGGGTAAGCGTCTCGGTTTTGTTATCAATTTTAACGTGCCACTTATTAGAGATGGCATTAAGAGAATAATTCTTTAA